AGATCGAAAGACTGAAAATGGCGGAAAAGGTTCTCTCATCGGAGGACCCGTTCGGAGAGTTGTTTAAAATGGAGTTATTAAACTGGAAGGTAAAGGAGATCCCACCTCTGAGAGTTATTGCAATCAGGGGACACGGGCCGTATAATGAGATTGTCGGCGAACTTATCGGCAGATTGTGCGCTGAAGCCGCCACTGTACCCAACACGGGAGGACAGATGAAGGTCACAGGGCCGGTCATGACGATATATGAAGGCGATGAATGTGATGATTTCGGAGGATCCCTTGAGGTCGCCCTGCCTGTATCAGGCCCGGTTACTCTATCGGACCCTGATATATTGCTTAGGACGCTCCCCGGGGGAAAGGCACTGACGGTTATACACAAAGGATCATATAGCAAACTTGGAATGGCACACAAGAAAGTCTTTGATTATATCAACGAAAACGGACTGAATACGTGCGGAACAGGGAGAGAGCTCTATTTGAATGATCCCTCGAACACCCCTGAAGAAGATCTGCTGACAGAGATCCAATATCCTCTTGAAGATTAATGTTTCCATGGGATATCCCCAGGTTTTTCTTCTTTTTTACTGAACTATAACTATTTAAGAAAACACCGGTTATAATTCAACATACCGGGCAATCTCCGGATCCCACGGTATAAAAGGATCGGGATAATGAAACTGCGTCAGCCTAAAGAACATTACGAAGATGAGGAAAACCCACCTGTCATTCCGGGGCCGCTTTCCATAACTGTCAGCATAGGCCTTATCGTGACAGAGGATGAGTTTGAAGCTCAAAATGTCAACAGGGCGATTAAAGAGACAATTTTATCACTTGAAGAGATCCTTTCCAGCACTCCGCACACATATAAATTCGTCCTTCCTTATCATCCGGGAGGGGAACACGTCCTTCTCGAATCATTGCTGGCAGACCCGGTATGGAACAGGCTTAGAAATCCCGAGGTCGAACTCCTGAATCTTCCCGGGGAACTCTCGCTCCCATACAGGCTCTTCGAGGGACCTGTGAAATATAAACTGAGTATAGTAAACAGGGATGAAGCTACTCCCGGATTTGATCCTGTCTATGATTCGGTCATAGACAATTCGTCCCTTGTTCTGCTCGTAGGTGAATGGGAGCCGGGAGCGGAGAAATACAGAAAGGGGAGTATCTTCAGCCTCGCAAAAAGATACGGCAGAACGATTGTAGCAATAAACCAGTACTCCGGGCACAGCTACAGGCTTTCTCACGACGACAGGATATTTGAATCCTATACAAACCTGAATACATATAATACGGAAAAAATAGATGACAGAACATTTCTGGCAAAACAAAGGCAGTATATCAACCTGCTTGAAAACGAATCGGATCAGGCGGGGCTCCCCAGGGACGTCCTGAAGGATATCTATGCATCGCTAATCCCCAATTATACAAGGGCAAAGCTTCTTGCACGGAAATACAGGCGGAACTACACCTCCACAGGAACTCTTGTATCCGTCCTTGCCGCTCTTGCCGTTCTCACGATAGCAATGCAGACACTTTTCTTCACTGACTTTCCTGAACTCGTCTGGCTCGAGGTCGCGGAGATTGCTCTCATCATCGGGCTTATGACCGCCTCAAGATACGGCGATTATCACAGGAAATGGATCGACTACAACTTCCTTGCCGA
The Methanolacinia paynteri genome window above contains:
- a CDS encoding MerR family transcriptional regulator, coding for MTVDKIPIGKFSEITRLSKKALYCYEKKGLLVPVQKDICTGYRYYTPLQIEKGIWIKALSALGFSLDEIEVITGPGDKNCIEVREMMSRRLNCIRDEIERLKMAEKVLSSEDPFGELFKMELLNWKVKEIPPLRVIAIRGHGPYNEIVGELIGRLCAEAATVPNTGGQMKVTGPVMTIYEGDECDDFGGSLEVALPVSGPVTLSDPDILLRTLPGGKALTVIHKGSYSKLGMAHKKVFDYINENGLNTCGTGRELYLNDPSNTPEEDLLTEIQYPLED